One genomic segment of Ricinus communis isolate WT05 ecotype wild-type chromosome 3, ASM1957865v1, whole genome shotgun sequence includes these proteins:
- the LOC112534125 gene encoding protein MLN51 homolog, whose protein sequence is MASTTNELIWIKQVLTDIGVKCKDPMEMYCDNQAARHIASNPVFHERTKHIEFFYIRFSHKYAKEAEEEGQNRKEENAPVVPRIGAFYMHDDRFGRRITSGRRKLQEFKDEKKWQHDKFEEMTKGYRISDEHNQGYYGHQGRGYHINADQFKPNDNFNGQSYSSRPIKGRGPVKCKPLNSSSYVVPLTRNKESRKPPGMNSNINSTILLSHASEIGSDSLISKSKKMYHHASSSNPGICVPKKRDVQPRKTEGYLPGEDVRLPCPNAHLKGKDVSRYNVESLQLIISHLSLTSSDQDDNFSSMRYHPAEQISPESPVYYPSQVYNHQFSSHYEIAPQSSFIAPSPSGSDFVVVASSRKSEMAWSGRGIGTAQGCGTGSQFGETYGHQNFITTTPLMHTAMEQVQEDLVNLQMELMQALQRINTGTKGSSLKDIQG, encoded by the exons ATGGCATCAACAACCAACGAGCTTATTTGGATTAAGCAAGTGCTTACTGACATTGGAGTAAAGTGCAAGGATCCAATGGAGATGTACTGTGACAACCAAGCAGCCAGACACATAGCATCAAACCCAGTCTTTCATGAAAGGACTAAACATATTGAA TTCTTCTACATTCGATTTTCCcacaaatatgcaaaggaagcGGAGGAGGAGGGGCAAAATAGGAAAGAGGAAAATGCGCCGGTAGTTCCTAGAATTGGTGCATTCTATATGCATGATGATCGATTTGGACGCAG GATTACTTCTGGCAGAAGGAAATTGCAGGAATTCAAAGATGAAAAGAAATGGCAACATGACAAGTTTGAAGAGATGACCAAA GGGTACAGGATTTCTGATGAGCATAATCAAGGATACTATGGACACCAGGGCAGAGGCTACCATATTAATGCCGACCAGTTTAAACCTAATGATAACTTTAACGGACAAAGCTACTCATCAAGACCTATAAAAGGGAGAGGACCTGTAAAGTGTAAACCTCTTAACAGCAGCAGTTATGTAGTTCCACTAACAAGAAATAAGGA ATCCAGGAAGCCCCCTGGTATGAACTCAAATATCAATTCAACAATATTGTTGTCACATGCTTCAGAGATAGGTTCTGATTCACTCATCTCCAAGTCTAAGAAGATGTACCATCACGCAAGCTCTTCCAATCCTGGGATTTGTGTACCAAAGAAAAGGGATGTACAACCTAGAAAAACCGAAGGATATCTTCCAGGTGAGGACGTACGGTTGCCATGTCCCAATGCACATCTAAAGGGAAAGGATGTAAGCAGATATAATGTTGAATCTCTCCAATTGATAATTTCCCATCTGTCACTGACATCTTCTGACCAAGATGATAATTTCTCTTCGATGCGCTACCATCCTGCTGAACAAATATCTCCTGAAAGTCCAGTTTATTATCCTTCACAAGTGTATAATCACCAGTTTAGCTCACATTATGAGATTGCGCCTCAATCTTCATTTATAGCTCCATCACCAAGTGGATCCGATTTTGTAGTGGTGGCTAGCTCAAGGAAATCAGAAATGGCATGGTCTGGAAGAGGAATTGGCACTGCTCAAGGCTGTGGAACAGGTTCCCAATTTGGCGAAACCTATGGCCATCAAAACTTCATCACCACCACACCACTTATGCATA CAGCAATGGAGCAGGTGCAGGAAGACCTGGTAAACCTCCAGATGGAATTG ATGCAGGCACTGCAAAGAATCAATACAGGCACCAAAGGATCAAGCCTCAAAG ATATTCAAGGATGA
- the LOC8278600 gene encoding protein SODIUM POTASSIUM ROOT DEFECTIVE 2, with amino-acid sequence MGKLSFGKVLDCLCLTSGTSSCFCMNSLESENEIEKTPLIASEKGHGQVLRLKDVVSGNQTLAFQLKPKMVVLRVSMHCIGCARKVEKHVSKLEGVTSYKVDLESKMVVVIGDIIPFQVLESVSKVKNAELWNSPS; translated from the exons ATGGGCAAGCTCAGTTTTGGCAAGGTATTGGATTGCCTTTGTCTTACCTCAGGTACAAGCTCATGCTTCTGCATGAATTCTTTggaaagtgaaaatgaaattgagaaaacacCTCTGATAGCAAGTGAAAAAGGCCACGGACAGGTCCTGAGATTGAAAGATGTTGTTTCTGGTAATCAAACATTGGCATTTCAACTAAAACCCAAG ATGGTGGTGCTAAGGGTGTCTATGCACTGCATTGGCTGTGCAAGGAAGGTTGAGAAACATGTTTCAAAGTTGGAAG GAGTGACTTCGTACAAAGTAGACCTAGAAAGCAAAATGGTGGTTGTAATTGGAGACATAATTCCTTTTCAAGTGCTAGAAAGTGTCTCCAAGGTGAAAAATGCTGAGCTTTGGAATTCTCCATCCTGA